The window AATTGACCCTGTCATCATCTTTTGGGTTTTAACTCTTGGTTTTGGTGTACGCTTGCAGCGTACACTTGCCAGTTTGAAAAGAGACTATGAAAAAGAATCAAATAAAACCCTAAGCGACAGCAGCTGGTACTATAGATTCACTCCAGAACTTGTGGAGTTTCTTCATCAGTGTGTGATTCACGGCATAGAAGAGCTTGCAAAAGAACCTGGTAGAAAACTTAGCAAAAAACTCGAAAACTTCCAGGATGTTCTCATTCAAGACAGCACAATTGTTCGTCTTCACTCCTCTTTAGCAGACAAGTTTCCAGCAGCAAGAGCAAGAACAGTAGCTGCAGGTGTAAAAGTAGGGGTTATGGTAAGTGCAGTTGCTAACGGACCTAAAACCGTTGCTTTGTACTCTGAAAAAACAGCTGAGATCAAAACATTGAAAATAGGTCCATGGATCAAAGACCGTATTCTTCTTGTTGATCTTGGTTTTTACAAAAATCAAATGTTTGCAAGAGTTGGCGAAAATGGGGGATATTTTGTCTCAAGGATTAAGAAGAATATGGATCCGATTCTTGTTTCTGTTGAAGAAGGACTTTCTAAGACAAAAAGCAAAGAGTTCGCGGAAAAACCTGTTAGTGAGTGTATTAAACAACTCTCTGGAAAAGATATTGATGCAGTTGTAAAAATAGCATTCAAAAGAAGAGCGTATAAAGGCAAACAAAAGCGGGATGAGATGCTTGTACGTCTTGTTGCGGTATATAATGATGAAGATGAAAAGCATCACATATATATCACAAATATTCAGAAAGATGTTTTGAATGCAAAAGACATTGCAAAATTATATGGAGCAAGATGGGACATAGAACTGCTGTTTAAGGAGTTGAAAAGCAAATACGCTCTTGACGTTCTTGAAACAAAGAATGTGCAGGTAATTGAGGCTCTAATATGGACAGCAATGTTGACACTAATCGTTAGCAGAAGAATTTATTCTATTGTAAGAAACTCGACAGCTCATCCTGAAAAAATGGCTCAATATACGCAGTTACGTTGGAGCACAATATTTGCAGAGAATGCATCAGATTTGTTGACAGTAATTCTGAATAGATGTGGAATTCAAAAAACTTTTGAAACGATAATGAGTGTATATGAAAGTCAAGCATTGGACCCGCATGTAAACAGAGAAAGGTTCAGAGAAGAATTATTTTTATGAAAAGGTGGAATGAAAAACACTATTGAGAGAGGGAAGTAAGTTCTTAACCGATGACCAATGAAGAACACTTTCAATGATTCCGGAAAAAGGAAGCATTCGTGGAGTAGCGCGAGCTACTGGGCACGATAAAGGTACAATTTCAAAATGGCTTGAAATTGCAGGAACCCATTGTAAAGAAGTTACAAAGTATTTTCTACAAGATCTCAACTTAAAAAGAGTGGAGGTCGATGAGATTTGGGAATTCATAAAAAAACAAAAAAACTTGAAAGATGATGACCCTGAAGAGTATGGCGATGTCTACTCATTGACAGCTATGAAAAGCGATATGAGGCTGTTTTGAACATCGTTTTTGGTAATAATATGGAACACCAGCAATGGCAGAAAAATTTACAGATCATATTTGGAATTTAGGTAAACTATTGGGATTTAGAGTGCCTGTTAAATAACTCACGGACAAGACCTGTTATCGTTATCCTACGACAATAGAGATACTCTTTTAACACCACTTCTAAACACACCTCTATTATTTTTGCTCTTCGTCTGTTTCATCAGTACATTTTATGTTATGCCAGCAATACTTATCTTTGTAATGACCAATTAAAAAGCCTACAAATACGCCTTTAATAAAACCAATTAAACCGACACCTGCAACAATACTAAAAGCTATTTTTGCGGCTTTTTTGCACACTCTTTTAACTCCAACCATAGATATACCTCTATTATTTTAATTTTTGATTAATTTTTTCTTTATTTTATTTGACAATGTCAAGTTACTATAAAACGTTTTTTAGATGTTAGGGTAGGCCCTCATATCTACAGGATAACCAGGTATTACCAAGAGATTATTACCATTTCACCGGAGCATCTACACCATGCCCAGGAATTTCTTAACCCTTTCTTTCCTTTCCAGGCCCGTATCTACAGTACAGGGCTTTGTTTTCCTGGCAGATCCTTGATGTTCGCCTGGAGAAAGTGCATTACTAGTGTCGCGTCAGCAGTAAAATGTCGTATATAATCGATTACAACTATTCAGAATCTTTCAATCATTGAGGATTGACGCGACACTAGGACAAAATAAAAAAGGTCTTTAACTACTTATCTTCTTTCTTTTTACTAAAGGAGGAAGAATATTGAATAAAACTCAGAAAGCTTTAGCAATGCTTCTTATTATTGCTGCTGTAGTCTTTGTTGCTGGATGTTCTGATCAATCATCAACTCAACAAAAGACCGCGGACAGCACAGAGAACACAGGAGAACAAGCAGGGGAACAGCCTGACCAGTCCGCAGAATGGATGCAGACCACAAGCGCGGACGCTTTAAATGTATCAAACGCAGCAAATGCGCTTATTGATGCAAGCCTTAACGGTTCAGACCCTCAGAAGATCACAACTCTTATTACCTACACAGAGGAAGAGGCGAATACCTCCAGCTACGAGAGCGCACAATATTATTATAATGATGACCTGGAGACAGCAGTACAGAAATATGCTGAAATGATGGGCTCTTATGGAGCAGTTGCAGAATGGATGAAAATGACATATGACCACTTGAATGCAGGGGACGCATCGGCAGCACAAATGACTTTTAATAAAGCGCAGGAATCACTGGGGAGAGGAAACGCACACTATGCAGAGTATAAAGCAATGATAGAAGACTTTAAGAAAAAACATCCTGAGACGGCTTAACATCTTCTCATTACCTTTCATTGGTCATCGGTTAAGAAATTTTCTTGCCTGAAGGCTATCGATTTTATGTCATAAATTGGCCTCAAATTTTAGCCTCTTTACCTAAAATCGATACCCTGTTCCAGTTCAAAGTCTATCTAAATTTTGGACACATGTTCTGGGAACAAATCCAATTTGTCATGATTCCTCACTTAACCGAAGACGCATGCATTAGATTCTACATCTTTACTGATGAGAAGCCATAACGGCTTCTCACAAGGTAATTTATTCTGACGTCTCCAAACGTTGGTCGTCCATCAATACCTGATTGAGGTTTCCATGGCACAGTCTCAAACATGGCGTTTGCTTGCCTTTATATGCTCACACAACAGATAGGCCACAGCAGTGCTAAAAACATGGGAAAAGAATAGTTATTAACCGTATTTTGAGTATTTATGGTTAATATCAATCAACAAATGACAGACGACCTAAATTTATAGGGATAAAATTATACTTCACGGTAGATGTGAAAAGGAAATGTGACAAAGTCAAGTTAAGGTCTATCTCAAATATAGACTTAAATTTAATTTTAAGAAACACTCTAAGGTTTCAAAAACTTATACTCCCGGGGTTCATAAAAAAAATAAAAAAAGTAAGTTACGTTTTTAGGCGGGGACCCCCATGTAAATGATATGAAGTTCCTCGGCGACATTCTCTGCGCTATTGTATTTCTTGTCTGGAAGCATGCCAAGTTCCCTCAGTGTGTCTGAGGTTGTTCTACTCTTCCTTGCTTGCCCAATAATGTCGTTCCTTTTTACAGGAAAATCTATCTTTGCTAATACACCTTGAGTTTCCATAGAAAGTTCTGCAAGAAATCCGCTTTTACTCTCAGTTTCCATGATATTTCCTCTTTACTTTTGTTTAGTTTCCTTTAAGTTTCCTGGCGGGATCTGCGGCGTTTGTATCCTCCTTTCCGGGATTGTTTCTATTCCACAGAAGGTCGCACCTGGCATTATTATCCCTAGCACTTAACAATATTTTTCGTCTTTGCAGGAAAATCAATGCCTGTTAAAGCTTTCTGAAGGAAGCCTAACTCTTTTGTTAGTATTAATATCAATGATTATCTACTATTTAAATGTTAACATGTTTCTATGATTATATGTTAAATATTAACACATTTTGGTAATTTAGTATCAAGATATGTTGTAGATTGGTAATATTCTGCGACAAAATTACCAAAAACGAAATTAATAGTAATTTTTTTGCCTTATAGATAGACGACCAGTCCAGCGTCCTTGAGTGTCTCCAATCATTGATCTATTGCGGCGGTTTCGTTATGTATGAGGCTATAAAAAAAAAGAAAAAATGAACAAATTAAGACAATGGTTATTTCCTACGATGAAAAACCAGGTATTCAAGCAATTGGAAATGTTTATCCAGATCTTATGCCAGTAGAAGGGCATTATTCTACAATCGAAAGAGATTATGAATATAAAAGACATGGGACTCTTTCACTATTAGCTGGAATTGATTTGATATCAGGAAGAATTTATTATAAAGTATTTGAAAAACATAGAAGCTGGGAATTCATACAATTCCTTAAAGAACTGGAGTTAATTTATCCAGAAGAAAAGATCAAAATTTTGATGGATAATCACAAGATACATACATCAATAGAAACTCGAGAATATCTGGGAACTGTTCCTGATAAATTTGAATTTGTATTCACACCCAAACATGCTTCATGGCTAAATATAATTGAAAGTTTTTTCAGTAAAATGACAAGAAGCGTATTGAGAGGAATAAGAGTAGATTCAATAAAGGAGTTAAGGGAAAGAATCAGTCAATATATAGACCAGGTTAACGAAAAAACAGTTATATTTACGTGGAGATATAAAATGGAAGGAAGGGATGAAATGCCTGGTGGAATCACAATCTAAAATGGAGTTAATTAGGAATCGATGCACTAGATATTATTTAGACAAGAACTAAATTTTAGTTACAAGTAATATCAATTTGCGAGAGTTGCCCAGCCAGGTCAAAGGCGCCAGGTTCAGAGCCTGGTCTTGTAGGAGTTCGTGCGTTCGAATCGCACCTCTCGCACTTAATTTTTAAATCTTCGATTCAAGGTTTCATTTACAGACGTTCGGTAATACCAATTAGTTAACCAGAGTAACCTGATTTTTGCTTTTGATTTGATTTTACGCTTTACTTTGGACTCTGGTTTCAAATTCTCTTTTAACAGGTTTACCCTTTTTACAGGTTTAGCCTGTCCTTTCTTTTATCACTCTTCCGGAATATCTTCTGTAAACCCATTCGGCAACAAAACAGGAAACAACCGTGAGTGCAAGCAGTCCCAGGGTGAATTTTGAATTCACGAATTCATAGTATGTCAGCACCACAAAGAAAATAAAGCTACTGAGAAGGGAAGCCCATATCAGATAGGATTTTGCCCCGGTTTC is drawn from Methanosarcina lacustris Z-7289 and contains these coding sequences:
- a CDS encoding IS4 family transposase; amino-acid sequence: MSPRPPPTLGDSLREMFPEEWLRQTAKETGLIVRERKIDPVIIFWVLTLGFGVRLQRTLASLKRDYEKESNKTLSDSSWYYRFTPELVEFLHQCVIHGIEELAKEPGRKLSKKLENFQDVLIQDSTIVRLHSSLADKFPAARARTVAAGVKVGVMVSAVANGPKTVALYSEKTAEIKTLKIGPWIKDRILLVDLGFYKNQMFARVGENGGYFVSRIKKNMDPILVSVEEGLSKTKSKEFAEKPVSECIKQLSGKDIDAVVKIAFKRRAYKGKQKRDEMLVRLVAVYNDEDEKHHIYITNIQKDVLNAKDIAKLYGARWDIELLFKELKSKYALDVLETKNVQVIEALIWTAMLTLIVSRRIYSIVRNSTAHPEKMAQYTQLRWSTIFAENASDLLTVILNRCGIQKTFETIMSVYESQALDPHVNRERFREELFL
- a CDS encoding DUF2795 domain-containing protein; this encodes METESKSGFLAELSMETQGVLAKIDFPVKRNDIIGQARKSRTTSDTLRELGMLPDKKYNSAENVAEELHIIYMGVPA
- a CDS encoding IS630 family transposase yields the protein MKTMVISYDEKPGIQAIGNVYPDLMPVEGHYSTIERDYEYKRHGTLSLLAGIDLISGRIYYKVFEKHRSWEFIQFLKELELIYPEEKIKILMDNHKIHTSIETREYLGTVPDKFEFVFTPKHASWLNIIESFFSKMTRSVLRGIRVDSIKELRERISQYIDQVNEKTVIFTWRYKMEGRDEMPGGITI